The following proteins are co-located in the Sebastes umbrosus isolate fSebUmb1 chromosome 24, fSebUmb1.pri, whole genome shotgun sequence genome:
- the LOC119483729 gene encoding glucagon-1-like yields MMSIQSLAGILLVLGLVQSSWQVPLQEAADSSSFDADDTSVDELSNMKRHSEGTFSNDYSRYLEERKAQDFVRWLMNNKRSGADEKRHADGTFTSDVSSYLKDQAIKDFVNRLKSGQVRRESETEWRGEAFSRRHVDGSFTSDVNKVLDSMAAKEYLLWVMTSKPSGESKKRQEDQ; encoded by the exons ATGATGAGCATCCAATCCCTGGCTGGTATCCTTCTGGTCCTCGGCTTAGTCCAGAGCAGCTGGCAGGTTCCTCTGCAGGAGGCTGCTGACAGCTCAAG CTTCGATGCAGACGACACATCAGTGGACGAGCTGTCAAACATGAAGAGACACTCGGAGGGAACTTTCTCCAACGACTACAGCAGATACCTGGAGGAAAGGAAGGCGCAGGACTTCGTTCGGTGGCTGATGAACAACAAGAGGAGCGG tgctgACGAAAAGCGCCACGCCGACGGGACCTTCACCAGCGACGTCAGCTCCTACCTCAAGGACCAGGCAATCAAAGACTTTGTCAACAGGCTCAAGTCTGGACAAGTCAGAAGAGA ATCTGAAACGGAATGGCGAGGTGAGGCATTCAGCAGGAGGCATGTAGATGGGAGCTTCACCAGCGATGTGAACAAGGTGCTGGACTCCATGGCTGCCAAGGAATATTTACTCTGGGTCATGACCTCCAAGCCTTCAGGGGAGAG CAAGAAAAGACAAGAGGACCAATGA